A window of the Oncorhynchus masou masou isolate Uvic2021 chromosome 13, UVic_Omas_1.1, whole genome shotgun sequence genome harbors these coding sequences:
- the pbxip1a gene encoding pre-B-cell leukemia transcription factor-interacting protein 1, translated as MSDNSSSTGSSRSGSLTTSWTMLSPEEAAEIVDSVDGGTECLCDVPSLSEEVTGATEESKPSDQETPIETVLSEEGQQEMAPDTCEGPIPSRPTLLSPSPTSGVPLDHDLESQPEPPIIHSMVTSSPTDYEQLAAMPFVTHVDLPLDASFTEPPPSEVEPELSPVPESSPLGTHTDTGPVPESIALETSAPSAKHDLSIHTETPTPTGPPSVTDIGPAPESPAPDSPPPDTIGSEDAAQEPSLETGETELPEKVTDIPKEKESPSSFDFGRADTSAEEGNGLRRRNVAPTMTSEEEDDDEEVEFKLAERKGGKKGFSMNTCIVAALVLLCLGSLFLSDDSDELSGAEQNQDWLNDPQKMKELLDKLTQENHQISQLETQLQAHKEELDSALNAGSAMGNENIKGDLEQENTMKEELSSLPGLKEEMESLRARVTKLSQLTAANQDTAPLPSSPTPTPTGQHGISNQSRTTVVPERRSDLREGARVKEELQRQKVPLEESRKRLEGRKKDEGYQKRVRDSLADIQRRLSEQVEKMGRSEGKKKPWESRNKNGKKGKDNSEGHWKKEEKEWKGEKYWKHCMEGRWKEKDERDWKANEENSHKEACKKSQDKWEREKNERRLDRDKRKQERLWQSRKDFKKESNHHQQDSNYQEQHQPHQYEHTSFWKHQEEQLGRNVRPLAGCGSVEDCASQEGLVPVELSEFEELFDGYLSKLEGATSDSKAEIQKLAAMFFRDGVFVHDKVLFSDFVEDVADILEDMVDILEDDDSLEEAMEEFEREALWKFAATT; from the exons ATGTCTgacaacagcagcagcacaggTAGCAGCCGCAGCGGATCCTTGACCACCAGTTGGACCATGCTGTCCCCAGAG GAAGCTGCTGAAATTGTTGATTCTGTGGATGGTGGAACTGAGTGTCTTTGTGATGTCCCTAGTCTGTCAGAGGAAGTCACAG GGGCCACTGAAGAGTCTAAGCCGAGTGACCAGGAGACTCCAATAGAAACAGTGTTGTCAGAGGAGGGCCAACAG GAAATGGCTCCTGATACCTGTGAGGGCCCTATCCCCTCCAGACCTACCCTGTTAAGCCCATCCCCGACTAGCGGTGTGCCCCTTGACCATGACCTGGAGAGTCAACCTGAACCCCCCATCATCCATTCTATGGTAACCAGCTCCCCCACTGACTATGAGCAACTTGCTGCCATGCCCTTTGTCACTCATGTCGACCTACCATTGGATGCATCCTTCACAGAACCACCCCCCTCAGAGGTTGAGCCTGAGTTGAGCCCTGTCCCTGAGAGCTCTCCTCTTGGTACCCACACTGATACAGGCCCTGTACCTGAGAGTATTGCCCTAGAGACTAGTGCCCCTAGTGCCAAACACGACCTAAGCATTCACACAGAGACTCCCACCCCAACGGGCCCCCCATCTGTCACTGATATTGGCCCTGCCCCAGAAAGCCCAGCCCCTGATAGTCCTCCTCCAGATACCATTGGTTCAGAGGATGCAGCACAAGAGCCATCACTGGAAACGGGGGAGACAGAATTACCTGAAAAAGTGACCGATATACCAAAGGAAAAAG aATCTCCCAGTAGCTTTGACTTTGGAAGAGCTGACACGAGTGCTGAGGAAGGAAATGGTCTGAGGAGGAGAAATGTGGCACCAACAATGACATcggaggaggaagatgatgatgaggaggtgGAGTTCAAACTggcagagaggaaaggggggaagAAGGGCTTCTCTATGAACACATGCATTGTGGCAGCCCTGGTCCTGCTCTGTCTCGGGTCCCTCTTCCTCTCCG ATGACTCGGATGAGCTGAGTGGGGCAGAACAAAACCAG GACTGGCTAAACGATCCTCAGAAGATGAAGGAGCTTTTGGACAAACTGACACAAGAAAATCATCAAATCTCCCAGTTAGAAACACAGCTCCAG GCCCATAAAGAAGAACTTGACTCAGCACTAAATGCAGGATCAGCAATGGGTAATGAAAACATAAAAGGAGATTTGGAGCAAGAAAATACTATGAAAGAAGAGTTGTCATCCCTGCCTGGCctgaaggaggagatggagtcgcTGAGGGCCAGAGTGACCAAACTGTCCCAACTCACTGCAG CCAACCAGGATACAGCCCCACTGCCCTCAAGCCCAACTCCAACACCTACTGGCCAACATGGAATTAGCAACCAGAGTAGGACCACAGTAGTGCCCGAAAGGAGGAGTGACCTGAGAGAGGGTGCCAGGGTGAAGGAAGAGCTTCAGAGGCAGAAGGTGCCGTTGGAGGAAAGCAGGAAGAGACTGgaggggaggaagaaggatgaaGGGTACCAGAAGAGGGTAAGGGACAGCCTGGCTGATATCCAGAGGAGGCTCAGTGAGCAGGTGGAGAAGATGGGGAGGAGTGAGGGCAAGAAAAAGCCATGGGAAAGCAGGAACAAGAATGGGAAAAAAGGCAAGGACAACAGTGAAGGCCACTGGAAAAAGGAAGAGAaggagtggaagggagagaaGTACTGGAAACACTGCATGGAgggcagatggaaggagaaagaTGAGAGGGACTGGAAGGCTAACGAAGAGAACTCCCATAAAGAGGCCTGCAAGAAATCCCAGGAtaaatgggagagggagaagaatgagCGCAGGCTGGACAGGGATAAAAGAAAGCAGGAGAGGCTCTGGCAGTCCAGGAAAGACTTCAAGAAAGAGTCCAATCACCATCAACAAGACTCCAACTATCAGGAGCAACATCAGCCCCACCAATATGAACACACCAGCTTCTGGAAGCACCAGGAAGAGCAACTTGGACGCAACGTTCGCCCCCTGGCGGGCTGCGGCAGTGTTGAGGACTGCGCTAGCCAGGAAGGGCTCGTTCCCGTGGAACTGTCTGAATTTGAGGAGTTGTTCGATGGCTACTTGAGCAAGCTGGAGGGGGCTACGTCGGACAGCAAGGCCGAGATCCAGAAGCTGGCCGCCATGTTTTTCCGAGACGGTGTGTTCGTCCATGACAAAGTTCTCTTCAGTGACTTCGTTGAAGATGTGGCGGACATTTTAGAGGACATGGTGGACATTTTGGAGGATGATGACTCCCTGGAGGAGGCGATGGAGGAGTTTGAGCGAGAAGCTTTGTGGAAGTTTGCAGCCACTACATAG